A single genomic interval of Carassius auratus strain Wakin unplaced genomic scaffold, ASM336829v1 scaf_tig00215163, whole genome shotgun sequence harbors:
- the LOC113093826 gene encoding transmembrane protein 56-B-like: MDPFSQLILLISVVSFCIFQWLFHSVSPWASSRISPGFLKLTHKQKIEWNSRTVSTLHALLVGLFCLYILFFDEAVNQDPVWGDPTLVKINVSITTGYLISDLLLIFYYWRAIGDKFFVIHHLAALYAYYYVLGQGMLPYFANFRLLAEFSTPCVNQRWFFEVLGYPKVSKPNMANGVLMALVFFLVRIAVMPVYYSRMCSVYGTEAFYKVSFGGRSAWIFSSICLDIMNVMWMHKIARGCYKVLRSSRRSKLEIQENGKTN; the protein is encoded by the exons ATGGACCCCTTCAGCCAGCTGATCCTGCTCATCTCGGTGGTGAGTTTTTGCATCTTCCAGTGGCTCTTTCACAGCGTGAGCCCATGGGCATCATCCAGAATCAGCCCTGGCTTCCTCAAACTCACCCACAAACAGAAGATCGAATGGAACTCAAG GACTGTGTCCACGCTCCACGCTCTGTTGGTAGGCCTTTTCTGCCTCTACATCCTGTTCTTCGATGAGGCTGTCAATCAGGACCCCGTATG GGGAGATCCTACTCTGGTGAAGATAAACGTGAGCATTACTACAGGCTACCTCATATCTG ATCTGCTGCTTATATTTTACTATTGGAGAGCAATAGGAGACAAGTTTTTTGTAATCCACCACCTGGCAGCATTGTATGCTTACTACTATGTACTG GGTCAAGGAATGTTGCCTTATTTTGCTAACTTCCGTCTGCTTGCAGAGTTTTCCACACCATGTGTAAACCAACG CTGGTTCTTTGAAGTATTAGGTTACCCCAAAGTCTCCAAGCCCAACATGGCTAACGGGGTACTGATGGCGCTCGTTTTTTTCCTGGTGCGGATCGCCGTCATGCCAGTATACTACAGTCGAATGTGCTCAGTGTATGGCACAGAAGCCTTCTACAAGGTCTCGTTCGGCGGCCGTAGCGCTTGGATCTTCTCCAGCATCTGCCTGGACATCATGAACGTGATGTGGATGCATAAAATCGCTCGTGGCTGCTACAAAGTCCTGCGTTCCAGTAGGAGATCCAAACTTGAGATCCAGGAGAACGGAAAAACTAATTGA